The Desulfurobacteriaceae bacterium genome includes the window AGCTCTATTTCTACAACTTCTCCTTTGCCTTCCACTCCTACCGGTAGTCCAAGTATTATGTTAATTTTTGGGTGAGGATTAAATCCTTGAGAGTATCTTAGAGGAACTCCAAACTTTCTAAATGTCCTTGTGAAGGCTCTTGTTAAGTCCAAAAGAGATAAATACTTTGCAAAACCAACCTTTTCAAAGATTAAAGCTACTTTCCTTTTTAAAGGAAATTCTCTTTTCGGTCTTGGAGGAACTTTGAACTCTATTTTTTCCGATATTGGAAAGTTTTTTAAGTCCTTTATCTGCTGTGGAGTGCAAACGCCACAAGCATGGCAACCAACTATTCTGCAGTCAGGAGTCCAAGCCTCACTTTGGGCTTTCTTTAGTTCTCTCAGTAAAAACTTCTTACTTATTACTCCTTCTATGAAGTCCCACGGAAGTTCTTCTTCTAAGCTTCTTTTATCTGTTATCTTTTCAATGTCAATTCCTGTTTTTTCAAATGCTCGTAACCACCCGTCCCAGTTGAAGAACTCATCCCAACCGTCAAGCTGACATCCTTCAAGGTAGGCCGCTTCTAAAAGTTTTGAAGTTTCTTCATCTCCTCTTGTAAAGATAGCTTCAATTAGGGATTGTCTATAATCGTGAAATCTCAGGGTGAAACTTCTTGGAGAATTCTTCTTTATAAAATCTATCTTCTCTTTTACCTCTTCCTCACTTTCAAACCTTTCCCATTGGAACGGAGTAAAAGGTTTGGGAACAAAAATGGATATTCCTGCTGCAAGATGTTTTTTTCCTTTATACTTTCTTCCAATCTTATAAACTTGCCACAAAAGATCTACTAAAGCTTCTATGTCCTCTTGAAGTTCAAACGGAAGACCTATCATAAAGTAAAGCTTTAGCCTTCCCCAACCTCTAGAAAATAAACCTTCCACAGCTTTAAATAGGTCTTCGTTTGTAAGTTCTTTGTTTATTATTCTTCTAAGTCTATCTGATCCTGCTTCCGGTGCTAAAGTGAAACCGGTTTTCTTAACCTGCATTATTTGAGATGCTAAATCTGGGTTAAATCCTCTTACTCTCATTGACGGTAAAGAGAGGGATATCATCTCTTCATAGCAGACAGTCATCACCTCTGGAACTAAGGCATTAAACTTACTATGGTCTGATATTGAAAGGGAAGAGAGAGAAGCTTCTTCGTATCCAGTATTTTTGAAAGTTTCTATTATCAGCTTCTTTATAAGTTCTTTATTCCTTTCCCTGTAAGGTCTATAGATATAACCAGCTTGGCAAAATCTACAAC containing:
- a CDS encoding TIGR03936 family radical SAM-associated protein, encoding MKKLQTMTMEIMKTLAISEIFKDEKFLQELYNVQKPASYLPLELNQRAPKFEERTVRFVITYPDLYEVGSAHIGGKILYHIINNLTDFALMHRAYLPRPDMQKLMEKKGIPLYTIEALRPVKDYDLWGLSFSSELTFTNALRVINLASLSYKWEERKGFPVIFAGGPCMYNPVPLSPFVDFVCIGDGEEVLLEIANLMKDIKQQGGNKEDFLSEVRKIEGVWVPKFGKYPVKKAVFVKVPEGYFPTSHPVPIVETAQDRIAVEAARGCLRGCRFCQAGYIYRPYRERNKELIKKLIIETFKNTGYEEASLSSLSISDHSKFNALVPEVMTVCYEEMISLSLPSMRVRGFNPDLASQIMQVKKTGFTLAPEAGSDRLRRIINKELTNEDLFKAVEGLFSRGWGRLKLYFMIGLPFELQEDIEALVDLLWQVYKIGRKYKGKKHLAAGISIFVPKPFTPFQWERFESEEEVKEKIDFIKKNSPRSFTLRFHDYRQSLIEAIFTRGDEETSKLLEAAYLEGCQLDGWDEFFNWDGWLRAFEKTGIDIEKITDKRSLEEELPWDFIEGVISKKFLLRELKKAQSEAWTPDCRIVGCHACGVCTPQQIKDLKNFPISEKIEFKVPPRPKREFPLKRKVALIFEKVGFAKYLSLLDLTRAFTRTFRKFGVPLRYSQGFNPHPKINIILGLPVGVEGKGEVVEIELVEENFNFEKFISESLNFLPEGLKFKEFIDLEPKESILKRIKTVTYTITPFKDYDITPLFEEKQVNRKGKEIILKEHIKKIEEKDGKVRIEINVINGNILNIQDILSWMKLSLGTAKVEREELVKA